One window of Paroedura picta isolate Pp20150507F chromosome 2, Ppicta_v3.0, whole genome shotgun sequence genomic DNA carries:
- the LOC143828382 gene encoding uncharacterized protein LOC143828382: MEEHPLCTATALVCLRWWELAARQRVFSLSQKPVLGPEIARKTALKELFQRKREVSAPKLWIAPGFEKNQAKEEAIRTQKAIDAEIQKRQKQERLPSPERKTQGQRVWEEFDLLEPPNMEVSGQGMGAAKQEEQLDQLAPEGNLGGPSAQDAGIPVPAMEEPTGPEEEAGGPNAEGEAQTEDPMAQLISAVSSWEQQVMSRRKWLPVPLSVFQSKV; the protein is encoded by the exons ATGGAAGAACACCCTCTCTGCACAg CAACGGCATTGGTCTGCCTTCGATGGTGGgaactggctgccagacagagggttttctctctctcccagaaGCCTGTGCTTGGGCCTGAAATAGCAAGAAAGACTGCCCTGAAAGAGCTCTTCCAAAGAAAGAGGGAGGTTTCCGCACCG AAACTCTGGATTGCACCAGGATTTGAAAAAAATCAGGCAAAGGAAGAAGCTATCCGAACACAGAAGGCCATCGATGCAGAG ATTCAGAAGCGTCAGAAGCAGGAAAGACTCCCAAGTCCAGAGAGAAAAACCCAAGGCCAGCGAGTTTGGGAGGAATTTGATTTGCTGGAG CCACCCAACATGGAGGTCAGCGGCCAGGGCATGGGGGCTGCAAAGCAGGAGGAACAACTTGATCAACTGGCCCCAGAGGGCAATTTGGGAGGCCCCTCAGCTCAGGATGCTG GGATTCCTGTCCCGGCCATGGAGGAGCCCACAGGGCctgaggaggaggcgggaggccCAA ATGCTGAGGGGGAGGCACAGACAGAAGACCCCATGGCCCAGCTCATCTCCGCTGTCAGCTCCTGGGAGCAGCAGGTCATGAGCAGACGTAAGTGGCTCCCAGTGCCGCTGTCGGTGTTCCAGAGTAAAGTTTGA